CGTGATGGTTTAGGAATCACTGATTTCAAAACTTTAGACATCAAAGCTAGCACTGACGCTAAGTTTTTATTAATGGAAATTCCGATGAAATATTAATTAATTCAATAAAGTTGCTACGTTTCTGAGTTCCTAAGACGCTAAATCAAGAACTCAGAAACTTAGAATCTTAGAAACTCTTTAAAATAAAAAAAATGAACGAAGAAGTACAATTAGACGTAAACGATAAAAACGGTTTTTTCCATATAGATGTTAATGGTAAAACAGAAGCAAAAATGACTTTTGTCTTTGCTGGTCCAAATAAAATCATCATAGATCATACAGAAGTAAACGAAGGCAATAACGGAAAAGGGTTCGGTAAAAAAATGGTAGCCAAAGCAGTAGAATTTGCTCGCGAAAAAGACATAAAAATAATTCCCCTTTGTCCTTTTGCTAAAAAAGTATTCGATAAAACTCCAGAATTCAGAGACGTTTTATAATCTTCATTAAAGAAATATATCTTATGGAAAATCTTTTAGAGAATGATATTACAGGAACAATAGGTACACAAAAGTACTTGTGTACCATTTCATGGCGCAATGGAAAATTGCTAATGGATGAACCTGAAAGCGTGGGTGGAAATGATTTGGGTCCAGATCCTTTTTCGACACTTTTGGCTTCATTGGCAGGTTGTACTTTATCTACATTGCGAATGTATATTGACAGGAAAGGCTGGGATATTCCAGAGATTAATATTTCTTTAAATATATCTCAAGAAAATGATCCAGAATTGACAACAACTATTAGTCGTTCTATTAGTTTTCCAGCAACCATAGATGAAGACACCAAAAACAGATTGCTAATTATTGCCGAAAAATGTCCGATTTCTAAAATATTAAAAAACAAAATACTAATCAATACCACTATTTAATCATGGATTCAAAAGATATCAAAAAAGAATACACCAATGGCGAAGTGACTATTGTATGGCAATCTGGAAAATGCATTCATTCTGCTATGTGTGTTAAAAATAATCCAGATGTTTTTCATCCAAAAGAGAAACCTTGGATTTTACCAGAAAACTCAACTTCAGAAAAAATTATAGATACTGTCAACAAATGTCCGTCAGGAGCATTGAGTTTTTACCTTAACAAATAGGTTCTATTCTAAATTTAATTTCCGAATAACTTTGGCAGGATTTCCAACGGCTAAAGAATTTTCTGGGATATCTTTGGTCACTACCGAACCTGCTCCTATTACACAACCTGCACCAATAGTAACTCCTGGACAAATTACAGAGTTACCACCAATCCAGCAATCATCTCCAATAGAAACAGGCTTCGAACTCTCGACTGTTCTTCTTTCAAGAGCATTTAATGGATGAGTTGCAGTGTAGATATGAACTCCGGGCGCAAAGAAAACATTATTCCCAATAGTCACTTTCATCGTATCTAAAACGACACAATTGACATTAAAGTAAACATTCTCGCCCGAGTGGATATTATACCCATAATCACAATGAAACGGAGGCTCTATGTACAAGCGTTTATGAGAATTAGGCATTAACTCCCGAAGAATTGCTCGCGATCTTCCATTCATCAAATATTCGGTAACATTCAATTTATGTAGTAATTTTTTAGCTCTGGTACGTTCTTCTGCAAGCTGTTTATCATTAGCAAAGTAGATTTCGCCCAAAAGCATTTTTTCTTTTTCGGTCATTTTAAAAAAATTATATTTTTTAGGAAGTTATGAAACAGTGTTGAGTTGGTTTATATATCTAATATTATCTGCAACTTTATAAAACAAATGCAAGTTAATAATTGTTTATTAAGCATTTTAAAATTCTATAAAAACAATCAGATAATCAAAAACTAAAATCTACAACGCTCATTATATACTTATTTTTTACTCTCCAGTAACGCTTCGAGTAATTCTTCCATATCAACTACAGCATAAGTCGAAGAATAATCGGATACCGCATATGGCAAAATGAGGTTATTATTATGAATTATAGAACCACAAGAATATACAACATTAGGAACATAGCCTTCTCTCTCATCTTCCAACGGTGTCAATAAAGGTTCTGGAAGTCTCCCAATTTCTATGGAAGGATCATCCAAGTCCAATAAAGATGCGCCTATACAATATCTCCTCATCGCTCCAACACCATGCGTGATAACAAGCCAGCCTTTTTCTGTCCATAAAGGAGACCCGCAATTTCCAATTTGGGTAAATTCCCACGGATACACAGGTCTCTGTATAATTTGTGGGTTTTTCCACTGGTTCAATCGTAATGAATACATCAGATAATTATTAACACCATCAATTCTGCCCAACATGACATACTTTCCATTTATTTTTTTTGGAAACAAAGCCATTCCTTTACTTTGCGACTCCTCTCCGTGCATAGGCATTACACGAAAGGTATAAAAATCCTCGGTGGTGATCACTTTCGAAAGAATCGAGTGTCCGTTATATGCAGTATAAGTCCCCATAACAGTCTCTGAACCATCATCGTCAACAAATCGAACAAAACGAGCATCTTCAATTCCACGGCTCTCTGTATCGGATATTGGAAATATAACACGCTCAGAAATATCAGAATCATGTTTGAATTGTATATCATAAAAAGAATTCATCAACCAAAGCACTTCTTCAAAAGCTTCTTGTTTCTCTTTGCTAATATTCGGGCTTTCTAACTCTGCAGTCAGCAAACCTTTAAATACTGAATATTCAAATTCATCTGGCAAATCATTCAGTAAAGTAGAATAAATATCCATTGTATGCATCTCTGCTAATTTGGACAAAATTCTTTTTTTATTAAACATCATTTTATGCAAAACTTCCGCTTTTTCAATGCTATCTCCACTTCGCATAATCCTGAGATTATTATCTTTATCAATAATACCTCTTCTGAATACTATTGATGAAACATGCCCCTCACCCGTTGCCCGAAACGAGATAATAATTCGTTTTTCACCTTTTTCTAAACCCGATTGATCGAAATCTTCTATAATAGAAGGGTTAAAAAAAGCTGCCGATTCTATGGAATATTCCATAGTTAAATAAGAACCTATAAGCCATTTTCTTTCCTCTGACAACTCATCTTCATTGATTTTCATTTCTGCAATTATAGGCAGGACACATTCATAATGTCTATGAAATATGGCTGACAAATTTCTATGCCTCCTGGCAAATTCCCTGTTTATTTGCTCCAAAACATTCTTCACCTCCAAATCACTCATCACCAATATGCGACTAATCAATTCTTTAGTTCGTAGCTCTCCATTCATAAAATATCGAGCAACAACTCTACTAGAATCGGGCAAAAATTTTATGCTTTTTCGTGTAACAGATACTTTCATAATTTGCATTTTTTATTATACCACAACAAGTAAACATATTTTGAGTAGAGTTAAAAGACTATCTTTTTATTAAA
The Flavobacterium sp. 5 DNA segment above includes these coding regions:
- a CDS encoding GNAT family N-acetyltransferase, which produces MNEEVQLDVNDKNGFFHIDVNGKTEAKMTFVFAGPNKIIIDHTEVNEGNNGKGFGKKMVAKAVEFAREKDIKIIPLCPFAKKVFDKTPEFRDVL
- a CDS encoding OsmC family protein, yielding MENLLENDITGTIGTQKYLCTISWRNGKLLMDEPESVGGNDLGPDPFSTLLASLAGCTLSTLRMYIDRKGWDIPEINISLNISQENDPELTTTISRSISFPATIDEDTKNRLLIIAEKCPISKILKNKILINTTI
- a CDS encoding (4Fe-4S)-binding protein produces the protein MDSKDIKKEYTNGEVTIVWQSGKCIHSAMCVKNNPDVFHPKEKPWILPENSTSEKIIDTVNKCPSGALSFYLNK
- a CDS encoding sugar O-acetyltransferase, with translation MTEKEKMLLGEIYFANDKQLAEERTRAKKLLHKLNVTEYLMNGRSRAILRELMPNSHKRLYIEPPFHCDYGYNIHSGENVYFNVNCVVLDTMKVTIGNNVFFAPGVHIYTATHPLNALERRTVESSKPVSIGDDCWIGGNSVICPGVTIGAGCVIGAGSVVTKDIPENSLAVGNPAKVIRKLNLE
- a CDS encoding glycoside hydrolase family 130 protein, which codes for MKVSVTRKSIKFLPDSSRVVARYFMNGELRTKELISRILVMSDLEVKNVLEQINREFARRHRNLSAIFHRHYECVLPIIAEMKINEDELSEERKWLIGSYLTMEYSIESAAFFNPSIIEDFDQSGLEKGEKRIIISFRATGEGHVSSIVFRRGIIDKDNNLRIMRSGDSIEKAEVLHKMMFNKKRILSKLAEMHTMDIYSTLLNDLPDEFEYSVFKGLLTAELESPNISKEKQEAFEEVLWLMNSFYDIQFKHDSDISERVIFPISDTESRGIEDARFVRFVDDDGSETVMGTYTAYNGHSILSKVITTEDFYTFRVMPMHGEESQSKGMALFPKKINGKYVMLGRIDGVNNYLMYSLRLNQWKNPQIIQRPVYPWEFTQIGNCGSPLWTEKGWLVITHGVGAMRRYCIGASLLDLDDPSIEIGRLPEPLLTPLEDEREGYVPNVVYSCGSIIHNNNLILPYAVSDYSSTYAVVDMEELLEALLESKK